From the genome of Rathayibacter sp. VKM Ac-2759, one region includes:
- the nirD gene encoding nitrite reductase small subunit NirD, whose protein sequence is MTVLDAPATTWAPVCNRLELEPLWGEAALVGGVQLALFLLPDGRVFAVSNLDPATGAAVLSRGIVGSRSVDGAQRPTIASPLHKDVFDLETGRCYTKEHLHLATWSVREVDGVIEVAQRTALVAASHGTSDDDGRRAVAALVDAVRRANPAVDVLDSFVDVQQPDVPAVLGTLEPGRAAVVVPLLLSAGYHVHVDLAEAATEAERPVRVSGALGPDPRLARVLARRLREAGLADGDRVVLAAAGSSDADAVDDCWTTGRLLAAELGREVAVSFISAAEPRVPEVVAAERAAHAGARVVVATYLLAPGYFAGLAASAGADLTSAPLLTAVDPPARELVDIVSELFGRNA, encoded by the coding sequence ATGACCGTGCTCGACGCACCCGCCACGACCTGGGCGCCGGTCTGCAACCGGCTCGAGCTCGAGCCGCTCTGGGGCGAGGCCGCCCTGGTCGGCGGCGTGCAGCTCGCGCTCTTCCTCCTCCCCGACGGCCGCGTCTTCGCGGTGTCGAACCTCGACCCGGCGACCGGAGCGGCCGTGCTCTCGCGCGGCATCGTCGGATCCCGCAGCGTCGACGGAGCGCAGCGGCCGACGATCGCGTCGCCGCTGCACAAGGACGTCTTCGACCTCGAGACCGGCCGGTGCTACACGAAGGAGCACCTGCACCTCGCGACCTGGAGCGTCCGCGAGGTCGACGGAGTGATCGAGGTGGCCCAGCGGACCGCGCTCGTCGCCGCCTCGCACGGCACCTCCGACGACGACGGCCGCCGGGCGGTGGCCGCCCTGGTCGATGCCGTGCGGCGGGCGAACCCGGCGGTCGACGTCCTCGACTCCTTCGTCGACGTGCAGCAGCCCGACGTTCCGGCGGTACTGGGCACTCTCGAGCCTGGGCGCGCCGCCGTCGTCGTCCCGCTCCTGCTCTCGGCCGGCTACCACGTGCACGTCGATCTCGCCGAGGCCGCGACGGAGGCCGAGCGGCCGGTCCGCGTGTCGGGCGCCCTCGGCCCCGACCCGCGGCTCGCCCGGGTGCTCGCCCGGCGTCTGCGCGAGGCGGGGCTCGCCGACGGCGACCGCGTCGTGCTCGCGGCCGCGGGCTCGAGCGACGCCGACGCGGTCGACGACTGCTGGACCACGGGGCGCCTGCTCGCCGCCGAGCTCGGCCGCGAGGTCGCCGTCTCGTTCATCTCGGCCGCCGAGCCGCGGGTCCCGGAGGTGGTGGCCGCCGAGCGCGCCGCCCACGCCGGCGCCCGCGTCGTCGTCGCGACCTATCTGCTCGCGCCGGGCTACTTCGCCGGCCTCGCCGCCTCGGCCGGCGCCGACCTGACCTCGGCCCCCCTGCTCACCGCCGTCGACCCGCCCGCGCGCGAGCTGGTCGACATCGTCTCGGAGCTGTTCGGCCGGAACGCCTGA
- the nirB gene encoding nitrite reductase large subunit NirB, whose translation MTPGAIPAAPRRVLVVGAGPAAHRLVDALVARASTPLDITVFGEEAHHPYDRVALSKRLEGAVDLTLGEGALWESARLVTSSRVTAIDPERLRVELEDGRVVDGDEIVLATGSSATVPPIDGAEHGRVYRTLEDVDSLVADLAAFRLRRGRPANVVVVGGGLLGLEAAGGAHRLGARTALIHSGRWLMSAQLDEGAGQALGRIITAQGISLHLGTRPTAVLTSPTGTVLGVSTTDGSSISADLVVFSIGITARDELARAAGIEVAPRGGVAVDDACRTSRPHVWAIGEVAAIEGRTVGLVAPANAMAEVVADRLLGGDATFPGVDDATKLKLSGVEVASFGDALGAGEGALEVVYADPARGLYQKIVVSDDARTLLGGMFVGDAGPYSSLRPLLGRELPAEPSAYLAAAGAEAPSGDLPDDAQLCSCNNVSVGDVRHAIGEGCTELGPLKACTRAGTQCGSCVPLVKKLLDTELTRAGVEVSRALCEHVALSRSELFESVRILGLHSAEQVMERFGSGLGCDVCKPVIASVLATQTNAYILDGGQAPLQDTNDRALANMQKDGTYSVVPRIPGGEITPAKLKVIAEVAEQYGLYTKITGGQRIDMFGARLEQLPEIWRLLVDAGFESGQAYGKSLRTVKSCVGSTWCRYGVQDAVGMAVFLEERYRGLRSPHKFKLGVSGCARECAEARGKDIGVIATDTGWNLYVGGNGGYQPAHAQLLAQDLDDETLVRYIDRYVMYYVRTAERLQRTARWQEELPGGLEHVRDVVCADSLGIAAELEAAMATHVDTYVDEWAATLADPDRLRRFRSFVNAPDTADPRVATVRERGQSRPAGRDERPDGPVLVAGPTIPVGMPGKDA comes from the coding sequence ATGACTCCAGGAGCGATCCCCGCAGCACCCCGACGCGTGCTCGTCGTCGGCGCCGGTCCCGCCGCGCACCGCCTCGTCGATGCGCTGGTCGCGCGGGCCTCGACCCCGCTCGACATCACCGTCTTCGGCGAGGAGGCGCACCACCCGTACGACCGGGTCGCGCTCTCGAAGCGCCTGGAGGGCGCCGTTGACCTCACCCTCGGCGAGGGTGCGCTGTGGGAGTCGGCGCGACTGGTCACCTCCTCCCGCGTCACTGCGATCGACCCCGAGCGCCTCCGCGTCGAGCTCGAGGACGGGCGCGTCGTCGACGGCGACGAGATCGTGCTCGCCACCGGCTCCTCCGCCACGGTGCCGCCGATCGACGGCGCCGAGCACGGCCGGGTCTACCGCACCCTCGAGGACGTTGACTCGCTCGTCGCCGACCTCGCCGCGTTCCGCCTCCGCAGGGGCCGCCCCGCCAACGTCGTCGTGGTCGGAGGCGGGCTGCTGGGCCTCGAGGCCGCCGGAGGCGCGCACCGGCTCGGCGCGCGCACCGCGCTCATCCACTCCGGCCGCTGGCTGATGAGCGCGCAGCTCGACGAGGGCGCCGGCCAGGCCCTCGGCCGCATCATCACCGCACAGGGCATCAGCCTGCACCTCGGCACGCGCCCCACCGCCGTTCTCACCTCGCCGACCGGCACGGTGCTCGGGGTGAGCACGACCGACGGCAGCAGCATCAGCGCCGATCTCGTCGTCTTCTCGATCGGCATCACCGCCCGCGACGAGCTGGCCCGCGCCGCCGGCATCGAGGTCGCGCCGCGCGGAGGCGTCGCGGTCGATGACGCCTGCCGCACCAGCCGCCCGCACGTCTGGGCGATCGGCGAGGTCGCGGCGATCGAGGGCCGCACCGTCGGCCTCGTCGCGCCGGCGAACGCGATGGCCGAGGTCGTGGCCGACCGCCTCCTCGGCGGCGACGCGACCTTCCCCGGTGTCGACGACGCGACGAAGCTCAAGCTCTCGGGCGTCGAGGTCGCCAGCTTCGGCGACGCGCTCGGCGCGGGCGAGGGCGCGCTCGAGGTCGTCTACGCCGATCCGGCACGCGGTCTGTACCAGAAGATCGTGGTCTCGGACGACGCCCGCACGCTGCTCGGCGGCATGTTCGTCGGCGACGCGGGCCCCTACTCCTCCCTGCGCCCGCTGCTCGGCCGCGAGCTGCCCGCCGAGCCGAGCGCCTACCTCGCGGCGGCCGGAGCCGAGGCGCCCTCGGGCGACCTGCCCGACGACGCCCAGCTCTGCTCCTGCAACAACGTCTCGGTCGGCGACGTGCGCCACGCGATCGGCGAGGGCTGCACCGAGCTCGGCCCGCTCAAGGCCTGCACCCGCGCCGGCACCCAGTGCGGGTCGTGCGTGCCGCTGGTCAAGAAGCTGCTCGACACCGAGCTGACCCGCGCCGGGGTGGAGGTCTCGCGCGCCCTCTGCGAGCACGTCGCGCTCAGCCGGAGCGAGCTGTTCGAGTCGGTGCGCATCCTGGGCCTGCACTCGGCCGAGCAGGTCATGGAGCGCTTCGGCTCCGGGCTCGGCTGCGACGTCTGCAAGCCGGTGATCGCGTCCGTGCTCGCGACGCAGACCAACGCCTACATCCTCGACGGGGGCCAGGCACCGCTGCAGGACACCAACGACCGCGCCCTCGCCAACATGCAGAAGGACGGCACCTACTCGGTCGTCCCGCGCATCCCGGGCGGCGAGATCACCCCCGCGAAGCTCAAGGTCATCGCCGAGGTGGCCGAGCAGTACGGCCTCTACACGAAGATCACGGGCGGCCAGCGGATCGACATGTTCGGCGCCCGCCTCGAGCAGCTCCCCGAGATCTGGCGCCTCCTCGTCGACGCGGGCTTCGAGTCGGGGCAGGCCTACGGCAAGTCGCTGCGCACGGTGAAGTCGTGCGTCGGCTCGACCTGGTGCCGCTACGGCGTGCAGGACGCGGTCGGCATGGCGGTCTTCCTCGAGGAGCGCTACCGGGGCCTGCGCTCGCCGCACAAGTTCAAGCTCGGAGTCAGCGGCTGCGCCCGCGAGTGCGCCGAGGCCCGCGGCAAGGACATCGGCGTGATCGCCACCGACACCGGCTGGAACCTCTACGTCGGCGGGAACGGCGGCTACCAGCCCGCGCACGCGCAGCTGCTCGCGCAGGATCTCGACGACGAGACGCTCGTGCGCTACATCGACCGCTACGTGATGTACTACGTCCGCACGGCCGAGCGCCTGCAGCGCACCGCGCGCTGGCAGGAGGAGCTCCCCGGCGGGCTCGAGCACGTGCGCGACGTCGTCTGCGCGGACTCCCTCGGGATCGCCGCCGAACTGGAGGCCGCCATGGCGACGCACGTGGACACCTACGTCGACGAGTGGGCCGCGACCCTCGCCGACCCCGACCGGCTCCGCCGCTTCCGCTCCTTCGTGAACGCTCCCGACACCGCGGACCCGCGGGTGGCGACGGTGCGCGAGCGCGGGCAGTCGCGGCCGGCCGGGCGCGATGAGAGGCCTGACGGGCCGGTGCTCGTGGCCGGCCCGACGATCCCGGTCGGGATGCCGGGGAAGGACGCCTGA
- the cobA gene encoding uroporphyrinogen-III C-methyltransferase produces the protein MQLALDLTGRRVLVVGTASGARRVLARYRAAGAVVSRTEEPGDRAVRPDLVVWVEGEASHRAALAGDGLWIVDEAPAAHRPIGHVSIVGGGPGDPDLMTLAARRALREADVVLFDRLGPHDGLADWAPGAELVDVGKTPGHHAVPQHEIERLMVSRALDGLDVVRLKGGDPFVFGRGSEEVRACRVAGVPFTIVPGVTSAISVPAAAGIPVTHREVSRAFTVVSGHAPFSEEELGHLAGLGGTLVVLMGVNTLPHLVAGLQRAGTTPDTPLAIVERGWSRDQRTTITSVGGVLGLLPGLAPRSPAVIVIGEVVRQAACDDAGDPESIARAVDALTT, from the coding sequence ATGCAGCTCGCACTCGATCTCACCGGGCGCCGCGTCCTCGTCGTCGGCACCGCCTCCGGAGCGCGACGCGTGCTCGCCCGCTACCGCGCGGCCGGCGCCGTCGTGTCCCGGACCGAGGAGCCGGGGGACCGGGCCGTCCGCCCCGACCTGGTCGTCTGGGTAGAGGGGGAGGCGTCCCACCGCGCCGCCCTCGCCGGGGACGGGCTCTGGATCGTCGACGAGGCGCCCGCCGCCCACCGGCCGATCGGGCACGTCAGCATCGTCGGCGGCGGCCCGGGCGACCCCGACCTGATGACGCTCGCCGCGCGCCGAGCCCTCCGCGAGGCCGACGTCGTGCTCTTCGACCGCCTGGGCCCGCACGACGGACTCGCCGACTGGGCCCCCGGCGCCGAGCTCGTCGACGTGGGCAAGACCCCCGGGCATCACGCCGTCCCCCAGCACGAGATCGAGCGCCTGATGGTGTCGCGCGCCCTCGACGGCCTCGACGTCGTCCGCCTCAAGGGCGGCGACCCGTTCGTCTTCGGCCGGGGGTCGGAGGAGGTGCGGGCGTGCCGCGTCGCCGGAGTCCCGTTCACGATCGTCCCCGGGGTCACCAGCGCGATCTCGGTGCCCGCCGCCGCCGGCATCCCCGTCACCCACCGCGAGGTGAGCCGGGCGTTCACCGTGGTCTCGGGCCACGCGCCCTTCAGCGAGGAGGAGCTCGGGCACCTGGCCGGCCTGGGCGGGACGCTGGTCGTGCTGATGGGCGTGAACACCCTCCCGCACCTGGTCGCCGGACTGCAGCGCGCCGGGACGACCCCCGACACGCCGCTCGCGATCGTCGAGCGGGGCTGGTCGCGCGACCAGCGCACCACGATCACGTCCGTCGGAGGCGTCCTCGGGCTGCTCCCCGGGCTCGCCCCGCGCTCGCCCGCGGTGATCGTCATCGGCGAGGTCGTGCGGCAGGCCGCATGCGATGATGCTGGGGATCCCGAGAGCATCGCCCGCGCGGTCGATGCCCTGACCACGTGA
- a CDS encoding uroporphyrinogen-III synthase, with amino-acid sequence MTDLDPSPGFRPDQLDGFRIGVTSDRRSEDLIAAFERRGADVTHAPTIRMRAVDTEGVLEDETRAIIAARPDVLLATTSYGLRRWLEAADAAGLGDGLTDALSGARILVRGPKARGAIRAAGLDDHGMSERETTTSLVDLALREGVEGRTIAVQLHGFTDPAQLERLAAAGASVLTAAPYRWSAHEDSARVLRLIDAVCGGGVDAVTFTSAPAVDALFTVAEAAGRLDDLQAAFRERVVAAAVGPVTAAPLVDAGILPIVPDRFRMGALIRLTCEHLEQSAPRIDTEYGLLELRGRHAVLAGTRVALTPVALALFRTLVAAEGATVARHVLAASAPEALDDHAVDVAISRLRQALPEPRLVATVIKRGFRLATPV; translated from the coding sequence ATGACCGACCTCGACCCGTCCCCGGGCTTCCGCCCCGACCAGCTCGACGGCTTCCGCATCGGAGTGACATCCGACCGCCGCTCCGAGGACCTGATCGCCGCCTTCGAGCGCCGCGGCGCCGACGTCACCCACGCACCGACGATCCGGATGCGCGCCGTCGACACCGAGGGCGTCCTCGAGGACGAGACCCGCGCGATCATCGCCGCCCGGCCCGACGTGCTGCTCGCCACCACCTCCTACGGCCTGCGCCGCTGGCTCGAGGCGGCCGACGCCGCAGGGCTGGGCGACGGACTCACCGACGCGCTCTCGGGCGCGCGCATCCTCGTCCGCGGCCCCAAGGCGCGCGGGGCGATCCGCGCCGCGGGGCTCGACGACCACGGCATGAGCGAGCGCGAGACCACCACCTCCCTCGTCGACCTGGCCCTCCGCGAGGGGGTCGAGGGCCGCACCATCGCCGTGCAGCTGCACGGCTTCACCGACCCGGCGCAGCTCGAGCGGCTCGCCGCCGCCGGGGCGAGCGTGCTGACCGCCGCCCCCTACCGCTGGAGCGCGCACGAGGACTCCGCGCGCGTCCTCCGGCTGATCGACGCGGTGTGCGGCGGCGGTGTCGACGCCGTCACCTTCACCAGCGCTCCCGCGGTCGACGCCCTCTTCACCGTCGCGGAGGCGGCGGGGCGCCTCGACGACCTCCAGGCCGCCTTCCGCGAGAGGGTCGTCGCCGCGGCAGTCGGCCCGGTCACCGCCGCACCCCTCGTCGACGCGGGCATCCTCCCGATCGTGCCCGACCGCTTCCGGATGGGCGCCCTCATCCGCCTCACCTGCGAGCACCTCGAGCAGTCCGCACCCCGCATCGACACCGAGTACGGCCTGCTCGAGCTGCGCGGCCGCCACGCGGTGCTCGCGGGCACCCGCGTCGCCCTCACACCCGTCGCCCTCGCGCTCTTCCGCACTCTCGTCGCGGCGGAGGGCGCGACCGTGGCCCGGCACGTGCTCGCCGCCTCCGCCCCCGAGGCGCTCGACGACCACGCGGTCGACGTCGCCATCAGCCGGCTGCGCCAGGCGCTCCCGGAGCCGCGGCTGGTCGCCACCGTCATCAAGCGCGGCTTCCGCCTCGCGACCCCCGTCTAG
- a CDS encoding glycerate kinase — translation MSSAALRVVIAPDSFKGSATAVEVAEALAAGWREARPGDELVLAPMADGGEGTVDAFAVAVPEARRRTLTVVGPDDRPVETAWLLLPDGTAVVELASASGITLLDPLRPLTAHTRGFGSAIAAALDAGARALLLAIGGSSSTDGGVGALRELGARFVSVAGHDLGDGGGALHELAAVDLHALRPVPSGGARILSDVTNPLLGDSGAAHVFGPQKGATLDDVLRLDDGLRHLAAHLDADPEEAGTGAAGGTGFGLLAWGARLAPGSAAVGEALGLPALVEGADLVITGEGRFDAQSMAGKVPSYLLGLARAAGARAMLVAGAIQAPATGFAAAASLTEAAGSTALAIADPLPHLRAVARGLASGVGGRA, via the coding sequence ATGAGCAGTGCAGCCCTCCGCGTCGTCATCGCCCCCGACTCCTTCAAGGGGTCCGCGACCGCGGTCGAGGTGGCGGAGGCGCTCGCCGCCGGGTGGCGCGAGGCGAGGCCGGGGGACGAGCTCGTGCTCGCGCCGATGGCCGACGGCGGAGAGGGCACGGTCGACGCGTTCGCGGTCGCGGTCCCGGAGGCGCGCCGCCGCACGCTCACGGTGGTCGGCCCGGACGACCGCCCGGTCGAGACCGCGTGGCTGCTGCTCCCGGACGGCACGGCGGTCGTCGAGCTCGCGTCCGCGAGCGGGATCACGCTGCTCGACCCGCTCCGCCCGCTCACCGCCCACACCCGCGGGTTCGGCAGCGCGATCGCCGCCGCTCTCGACGCCGGCGCGCGCGCCCTCCTCCTCGCGATCGGCGGCAGCTCCTCGACCGACGGCGGTGTCGGCGCCCTGCGCGAGCTCGGCGCCCGCTTCGTCAGCGTCGCGGGGCACGACCTCGGCGACGGAGGCGGTGCGCTGCACGAGCTCGCGGCGGTCGACCTGCACGCGCTCCGGCCCGTGCCGAGCGGAGGGGCGCGCATCCTGAGCGACGTCACGAACCCGCTGCTGGGCGACTCCGGTGCCGCGCACGTGTTCGGCCCGCAGAAGGGCGCGACCCTCGACGACGTGCTGCGCCTCGACGACGGGCTCCGCCACCTCGCGGCGCACCTCGACGCGGACCCGGAGGAGGCGGGCACCGGTGCCGCGGGCGGGACCGGCTTCGGGCTGCTGGCGTGGGGCGCGCGACTGGCCCCGGGCTCGGCGGCCGTGGGTGAGGCGCTCGGGCTGCCGGCGCTGGTCGAGGGCGCCGACCTCGTGATCACGGGCGAGGGGCGCTTCGACGCGCAGTCGATGGCGGGCAAGGTGCCGTCCTACCTGCTCGGGCTGGCCCGGGCGGCGGGTGCGCGGGCGATGCTGGTCGCCGGCGCGATCCAGGCGCCCGCCACCGGCTTCGCCGCCGCCGCGTCGCTGACCGAGGCGGCGGGATCCACCGCTCTGGCCATCGCCGACCCGCTGCCCCACCTGCGCGCCGTCGCGCGGGGTCTCGCCTCCGGTGTCGGTGGTCGGGCGTAG
- the nrdH gene encoding glutaredoxin-like protein NrdH, whose product MAVTVYTKPSCVQCTATYRALDSKGIDYEVFDLSVDEKALEAVKALGYLQAPVVITDDDHWSGFRPDKIATLGA is encoded by the coding sequence ATGGCCGTGACGGTCTACACCAAGCCCTCCTGCGTTCAGTGCACGGCGACCTACCGCGCCCTCGACAGCAAGGGCATCGACTACGAGGTGTTCGACCTCTCCGTCGACGAGAAGGCCCTCGAGGCCGTCAAGGCGCTGGGCTACCTCCAGGCCCCCGTCGTCATCACGGACGACGACCACTGGAGCGGCTTCCGCCCCGACAAGATCGCGACGCTCGGCGCCTGA
- the nrdI gene encoding class Ib ribonucleoside-diphosphate reductase assembly flavoprotein NrdI, translating to MSGLVYFSSSSGNTHRFIEKLGRPAQRIPLHARRDGTKLDTLHVDTPYVLVLPTYGGGNGGGAVPKQVIRFLNEPRNRSLLRGVIGAGNTNFGEAYCLAGDIIARKCTVPHLYRLEVFGTPDDVRAVDEGLDTFWTQQ from the coding sequence ATGAGCGGACTCGTCTACTTCTCGAGCAGCTCGGGCAACACGCACCGCTTCATCGAGAAGCTGGGGCGCCCGGCGCAGCGGATCCCGCTGCACGCCCGGCGCGACGGGACGAAGCTCGACACGCTCCACGTCGACACGCCCTACGTGCTCGTCCTCCCCACCTACGGCGGCGGCAACGGCGGGGGAGCGGTCCCCAAGCAGGTCATCCGCTTCCTGAACGAACCGCGCAACCGCTCGCTGCTCCGCGGCGTCATCGGCGCCGGCAACACGAACTTCGGCGAGGCGTACTGCCTCGCCGGCGACATCATCGCGCGCAAGTGCACGGTGCCGCACCTCTACCGCCTCGAAGTATTCGGAACCCCTGACGACGTCCGCGCCGTCGACGAAGGATTGGACACGTTTTGGACGCAGCAGTGA
- the nrdE gene encoding class 1b ribonucleoside-diphosphate reductase subunit alpha produces MDYHSLNAMLNLYGPSGEIQFDKDREAAREYFLQHVNQNTVFFHTLKERLDYLVEKEYYEQAVLDQYSFDFIQELNDLAYSKKFRFATFLGAFKYYTSYTLKTFDGKRYLERFEDRVVMTALGLAQGDEKLAIALVEEIVAGRFQPATPTFLNTGKAQRGELVSCFLLRIEDNMESIARGINSALQLSKRGGGVALSLSNIREAGAPIKQIENQSSGIIPVMKLLEDSFSYANQLGARQGAGAVYLSAHHPDILRFLDTKRENADEKIRIKTLSLGVVVPDITFELAKNNEDMYLFSPYDVERVYGVPFGDVSISEKYREMVDDPRIKKTKISAREFFQTIAEIQFESGYPYIVFEDTVNKANPIKGRINMSNLCSEILQVNTPTTYNEDLSYATIGKDISCNLGSLNIALTMDSPDFGRTIETAIRGLTSVSDQSHITSVRSIEDGNDKSHAIGLGQMNLHGYLARERIHYGSEEGIDFTNIYFYSVLFHALRASNNLSIERGTTFEGFADSKYASGEFFDTYTEKEWAPATDRVARLFAEAGIAVPTQDDWRALKASVMEHGIYNQNLQAVPPTGSISYINNSTSSIHPIASKIEIRKEGKLGRVYYPAPFMTNDNLEYYQDAYEIGYEKIIDTYAAATQHVDQGLSLTLFFKDTATTRDINRAQIYAWRKGIKTIYYIRLRQLALEGTEVDGCVSCML; encoded by the coding sequence ATGGACTACCACTCGCTCAACGCGATGCTGAACCTGTACGGCCCGAGCGGAGAGATCCAGTTCGACAAGGACCGCGAGGCGGCTCGCGAGTACTTCCTGCAGCACGTCAACCAGAACACGGTCTTCTTCCACACGCTCAAGGAGCGCCTCGACTACCTCGTCGAGAAGGAGTACTACGAGCAGGCCGTGCTCGATCAGTACTCGTTCGACTTCATCCAGGAGCTCAACGACCTGGCCTACTCGAAGAAGTTCCGCTTCGCGACCTTCCTCGGCGCCTTCAAGTACTACACGTCGTACACGCTCAAGACCTTCGACGGGAAGCGCTACCTCGAGCGCTTCGAGGACCGCGTCGTGATGACCGCCCTCGGCCTCGCCCAGGGCGACGAGAAGCTCGCGATCGCCCTCGTCGAGGAGATCGTCGCCGGCCGCTTCCAGCCCGCGACCCCGACCTTCCTCAACACGGGCAAGGCGCAGCGCGGCGAGCTCGTCTCGTGCTTCCTCCTGCGCATCGAGGACAACATGGAGTCGATCGCCCGCGGCATCAACTCCGCCCTCCAGCTCTCCAAGCGCGGCGGCGGAGTCGCCCTCTCGCTCTCGAACATCCGCGAGGCCGGCGCCCCGATCAAGCAGATCGAGAACCAGTCCTCGGGCATCATCCCCGTGATGAAGCTCCTCGAGGACAGCTTCAGCTACGCGAACCAGCTCGGCGCGCGCCAGGGCGCGGGAGCGGTGTACCTCTCGGCGCACCACCCCGACATCCTGCGCTTCCTCGACACCAAGCGCGAGAACGCCGACGAGAAGATCCGCATCAAGACGCTCTCCCTCGGAGTCGTCGTGCCCGACATCACGTTCGAGCTCGCGAAGAACAACGAGGACATGTACCTCTTCTCGCCCTACGACGTCGAGCGCGTCTACGGCGTGCCCTTCGGCGACGTGTCGATCTCGGAGAAGTACCGCGAGATGGTCGATGACCCGCGCATCAAGAAGACCAAGATCTCGGCGCGCGAGTTCTTCCAGACCATCGCCGAGATCCAGTTCGAGTCGGGCTACCCCTACATCGTGTTCGAGGACACGGTGAACAAGGCGAACCCGATCAAGGGCCGCATCAACATGTCGAACCTCTGCTCCGAGATCCTCCAGGTCAACACCCCGACGACCTACAACGAGGACCTGTCCTACGCCACCATCGGCAAGGACATCTCCTGCAACCTCGGCTCGCTCAACATCGCGCTGACGATGGACTCGCCCGACTTCGGCCGCACCATCGAGACCGCGATCCGCGGCCTGACCTCCGTCTCGGACCAGTCGCACATCACCTCGGTGCGCTCGATCGAGGACGGCAACGACAAGTCGCACGCCATCGGCCTCGGCCAGATGAACCTGCACGGCTACCTCGCCCGCGAGCGGATCCACTACGGATCCGAGGAGGGCATCGACTTCACCAACATCTACTTCTACTCGGTGCTGTTCCACGCCCTGCGCGCCTCCAACAACCTCTCGATCGAGCGCGGCACCACCTTCGAGGGCTTCGCCGACTCGAAGTACGCCTCGGGCGAGTTCTTCGACACCTACACCGAGAAGGAGTGGGCGCCCGCGACCGACCGCGTCGCCCGCCTCTTCGCCGAGGCCGGCATCGCCGTCCCCACGCAGGACGACTGGCGTGCGCTCAAGGCCTCGGTCATGGAGCACGGCATCTACAACCAGAACCTGCAGGCCGTCCCGCCGACCGGCTCGATCTCGTACATCAACAACTCGACGTCCTCGATCCACCCGATCGCGTCGAAGATCGAGATCCGCAAGGAGGGCAAGCTCGGCCGCGTCTACTACCCGGCGCCGTTCATGACGAACGACAACCTGGAGTACTACCAGGACGCGTACGAGATCGGCTACGAGAAGATCATCGACACCTACGCCGCGGCGACGCAGCACGTCGACCAGGGACTCTCGCTCACGCTGTTCTTCAAGGACACCGCGACCACCCGCGACATCAACCGCGCGCAGATCTACGCCTGGCGCAAGGGCATCAAGACCATCTACTACATCCGTCTCCGCCAGCTCGCGCTGGAGGGCACGGAGGTCGACGGCTGCGTCAGCTGCATGCTGTAG
- the nrdF gene encoding class 1b ribonucleoside-diphosphate reductase subunit beta → MTPPEKLKLVSHVNAINWNKIQDDKDVEVWNRLTSNFWLPEKVPLSNDIQSWNTLTHDEQQLTMRVFTGLTLLDTIQGTVGAVSLIPDALTPHEEAVYTNIAFMESVHAKSYSSVFSTLSNTQDIDEAFRWSVENPNLQKKASIVMDYYRGDDPLKRKVASTLLESFLFYSGFYLPMYWSSRAKLTNTADLVRLIIRDEAVHGYYIGYKFQKGLELVDQAKRDEIKDYTFSLLYELYDNEAQYTQDLYDQLGLTEDVKKFLHYNANKALMNLGYEPMFPKQVTDVNPAILSALSPNADENHDFFSGSGSSYVIGKAVNTEDEDWDF, encoded by the coding sequence ATGACTCCCCCTGAGAAGCTCAAGCTGGTCAGCCACGTCAACGCCATCAACTGGAACAAGATCCAGGACGACAAGGACGTGGAGGTCTGGAACCGCCTCACGAGCAACTTCTGGCTGCCCGAGAAGGTGCCGCTGTCCAACGACATCCAGTCGTGGAACACGCTCACCCACGACGAGCAGCAGCTCACGATGCGCGTGTTCACGGGCCTGACCCTGCTCGACACCATCCAGGGCACGGTCGGCGCCGTCTCGCTGATCCCCGATGCGCTCACCCCGCACGAGGAGGCCGTCTACACGAACATCGCGTTCATGGAGTCGGTGCACGCGAAGTCGTACTCGTCGGTGTTCTCGACGCTCTCGAACACGCAGGACATCGACGAGGCGTTCCGCTGGTCGGTCGAGAACCCGAACCTGCAGAAGAAGGCGTCCATCGTCATGGACTACTACCGCGGCGACGACCCGCTGAAGCGGAAGGTCGCCTCGACGCTGCTCGAGTCCTTCCTCTTCTACTCGGGCTTCTACCTCCCGATGTACTGGTCCTCGCGCGCCAAGCTCACCAACACGGCCGACCTCGTGCGCCTGATCATCCGTGACGAGGCCGTGCACGGCTACTACATCGGCTACAAGTTCCAGAAGGGGCTCGAGCTGGTCGACCAGGCCAAGCGCGACGAGATCAAGGACTACACGTTCTCGCTGCTCTACGAGCTCTACGACAACGAGGCGCAGTACACGCAGGACCTCTACGACCAGCTCGGCCTGACCGAGGACGTCAAGAAGTTCCTGCACTACAACGCCAACAAGGCGCTGATGAACCTCGGCTACGAGCCGATGTTCCCCAAGCAGGTCACCGACGTGAACCCGGCGATCCTGTCGGCCCTCTCGCCCAACGCCGACGAGAACCACGACTTCTTCTCGGGCTCCGGCTCCTCCTACGTGATCGGCAAGGCCGTGAACACCGAGGACGAGGACTGGGACTTCTAG